In Mytilus galloprovincialis chromosome 1, xbMytGall1.hap1.1, whole genome shotgun sequence, the following are encoded in one genomic region:
- the LOC143044166 gene encoding uncharacterized protein LOC143044166 — MARNYPANTQVQKFLEESYNKERDTRLQWYYKLRENSGANIGASKQSEVARRKIQNAPKPAEDMFNKISGDYAPQQFNKKKSNFEDLQNEKSEKGLAQLVAEMRPVDLRVKEKLYDGFTKEGKGRYQYLHSRYKDSPEDKFSFPLLSSWEYGWRLGDVIPKEDIKKPQHGRTKIVADTFYTRTGIPANPRVSV; from the coding sequence ATGGCACGGAACTATCCTGCCAATACACAAGTCCAGAAATTTTTGGAGGAGTCTTACAACAAAGAAAGAGACACTAGACTTCAGTGGTATTACAAATTAAGGGAAAATTCGGGAGCCAACATTGGTGCTTCAAAACAATCTGAagttgcaagaagaaaaatacaaaatgctCCCAAACCGGCCGAGGACATGTTCAACAAAATATCAGGTGATTATGCTCCACAACAATTCAACAAAAAGAAGTCGAACTTTGAAGATTTACAAAACGAAAAATCAGAAAAAGGACTTGCGCAACTTGTTGCAGAAATGCGGCCTGTGGATTTGAGAGTCAAGGAAAAGTTATACGACGGATTTACAAAGGAAGGAAAAGGACGATATCAATATCTACATTCAAGGTACAAGGACAGTCCTGAAGATAAGTTTTCTTTCCCACTTCTTAGTTCTTGGGAATACGGTTGGAGACTTGGGGATGTCATTCCAAAAGAAGACATTAAAAAACCTCAGCACGGGCGTACAAAAATTGTAGCAGACACTTTTTATACCCGAACAGGAATACCTGCCAATCCACGTGTAAGTGTATAA